A window of the Pseudodesulfovibrio sp. JC047 genome harbors these coding sequences:
- the ahbC gene encoding 12,18-didecarboxysiroheme deacetylase — protein MIGISKLYCGAVEPSDALRYGRESGQLPSHLLQFSKDKKPVVVWNMTQRCNLKCVHCYAQAVDVNAHKDPISNEKAKEMIDDLAQFGAPVMLFSGGEPLVREDLVDLAKYTTSKGMRAVISTNGTLITKSKARELKEVGLSYVGISLDGNEAVHDKFRGVSGAYKLALRGVENCQAEGLKVGLRFTINKRNAAEIPHLFNLIEDLEIPRICFYHLVYSGRGSELIKEDLNHQETRDVVDLIMDRTRALFDKGKPKEVLTVDNHADGPYVYFRMLREDPERAKEVLELLKMNEGNSSGRGIGCISWDGKVHADQFMRHHTFGNILERPFSEIWTDPKIELLQKLKDKRPHVGGRCAKCRFLNICGGNFRSRAESYYDDFWAQDPACYLTDDEITGEKL, from the coding sequence ATGATTGGAATATCCAAGCTCTACTGCGGAGCAGTAGAACCTTCCGACGCCCTGCGTTATGGCCGTGAATCAGGGCAGTTGCCCTCCCATCTTCTCCAATTTTCCAAAGATAAGAAACCCGTTGTTGTCTGGAACATGACCCAACGGTGTAACCTTAAGTGTGTCCACTGCTATGCGCAGGCTGTTGATGTCAACGCACACAAGGACCCTATTTCGAATGAAAAAGCCAAGGAAATGATTGACGATCTGGCCCAATTTGGTGCCCCTGTCATGCTGTTTTCCGGTGGCGAACCGCTGGTCCGGGAAGACCTTGTCGACCTGGCAAAATACACCACTTCGAAAGGAATGCGTGCGGTCATTTCCACCAACGGCACCTTGATTACCAAGTCCAAAGCCCGTGAACTCAAGGAAGTCGGCCTGTCGTATGTGGGCATCTCCCTTGACGGCAACGAAGCAGTCCACGACAAATTCCGTGGCGTCTCCGGTGCGTACAAGCTGGCCCTCAGAGGCGTGGAAAACTGTCAGGCTGAAGGTCTCAAGGTCGGTCTGCGTTTCACCATCAACAAACGCAATGCCGCCGAGATTCCCCACCTCTTCAATCTGATTGAAGATCTGGAAATCCCCCGCATCTGTTTTTACCACCTGGTCTACTCCGGCCGTGGTTCTGAACTGATCAAGGAAGATTTGAATCATCAGGAAACACGTGATGTCGTCGATTTGATAATGGATCGCACCCGGGCCTTGTTCGACAAAGGCAAGCCCAAGGAAGTGCTGACCGTGGACAACCACGCCGACGGCCCATATGTCTATTTCCGTATGCTCAGAGAAGACCCGGAACGCGCCAAGGAAGTCCTTGAATTGCTCAAAATGAACGAAGGCAACTCCTCGGGACGAGGCATCGGCTGTATCTCCTGGGACGGCAAGGTTCACGCTGACCAGTTCATGCGTCACCACACCTTCGGCAACATCCTGGAACGTCCTTTCTCCGAGATCTGGACCGATCCCAAGATCGAACTGCTCCAAAAGCTCAAGGACAAACGCCCCCATGTTGGTGGACGATGCGCCAAGTGTCGCTTCCTCAACATCTGTGGTGGCAACTTCCGCTCCCGCGCAGAGTCCTACTACGACGACTTCTGGGCACAGGACCCCGCTTGCTATCTCACAGACGACGAGATTACCGGCGAAAAATTGTAA
- a CDS encoding OmpA family protein, with the protein MKKVLLFALLLTVSACANVDLSLTDQTKIYTDPSVRKSPLQVSVHPKGTQHRPLTAYFYPFIIQQQTSDHASLAHSFAQIFYSAWAEERLFPIMEMQPGTRYQGMTSALETARRRGADLLVLGKVPYFYAGHTVDDTAITIQLDIYAAGSGVLLWTMMQSGRLEERPADDYFYFKHEFRMSEAPFNMIIRAIAKDMTIPLKAWLPSPDTQYPYVETPTQVKPALMEQAHMSKNQDALDPGHGVALPPDVTPATVVRPHVPGVDLNIQFDFDKISIQQKSYPLLDALSETLTSPELRGRHLIVGGHSDASGNAAYNQTLSKKRAEAVKTYLVTKGRVNPALIETIGYGQSRPLNQGKTPEEQRQNRRVEIRLADQAGQ; encoded by the coding sequence ATGAAAAAAGTACTACTTTTCGCACTGTTACTCACAGTCTCCGCGTGTGCAAACGTGGACCTGTCCCTGACTGACCAAACGAAGATATACACTGACCCTTCCGTCAGGAAATCGCCATTACAGGTCTCGGTCCATCCCAAGGGCACACAGCATCGCCCTCTCACCGCCTATTTTTATCCGTTTATCATTCAGCAACAAACCAGCGACCATGCCAGCCTGGCTCATTCCTTTGCCCAGATATTCTATTCAGCCTGGGCCGAAGAGCGGCTGTTTCCCATCATGGAAATGCAACCGGGCACTCGGTATCAAGGGATGACCTCGGCGCTGGAAACCGCTCGGAGACGAGGAGCCGACCTGCTTGTCCTCGGCAAGGTTCCATATTTCTATGCCGGCCATACAGTGGATGATACCGCAATAACCATCCAGCTCGATATCTACGCGGCAGGCAGTGGCGTCCTGCTCTGGACCATGATGCAATCCGGTCGTCTTGAAGAGCGTCCGGCGGACGACTATTTCTATTTCAAACATGAATTCAGGATGAGCGAAGCCCCCTTCAATATGATTATCCGAGCGATTGCCAAAGATATGACAATCCCGCTCAAGGCATGGCTGCCGTCACCGGACACGCAGTATCCGTATGTGGAGACTCCGACACAGGTCAAACCAGCCCTTATGGAACAAGCTCACATGTCCAAGAATCAGGACGCTCTCGACCCGGGACATGGCGTTGCTCTGCCACCGGATGTCACGCCGGCCACCGTGGTCCGTCCCCATGTGCCGGGAGTCGATCTGAATATCCAGTTCGACTTTGACAAAATTTCCATCCAGCAAAAATCCTATCCGCTCCTGGACGCCTTGAGCGAGACGCTCACATCCCCGGAACTTCGTGGCAGACACCTCATTGTCGGTGGCCATTCTGATGCCAGCGGAAACGCTGCGTACAACCAGACCTTGTCAAAAAAACGAGCAGAGGCGGTCAAGACCTACCTCGTCACCAAGGGCAGAGTAAATCCGGCACTCATTGAAACCATTGGGTATGGTCAATCCAGACCGCTCAATCAGGGGAAAACCCCCGAAGAACAACGGCAGAACCGGCGTGTAGAAATCCGTCTGGCCGACCAGGCTGGACAATGA
- the hemB gene encoding porphobilinogen synthase encodes MIPSDFYRGRRLRSSLTMREMVRENTVTANDLIMPYFVVETDDDSFKKEISSMPGQYQLSLKQLKKQVGDAVDNGLRACILFGIPAEKDELGSGAYDDKGIVQKAIRLLKDSFPDLMVIADTCLCEYTSHGHCGMVKNEYVQNDPTLNLLAKAAVAQAKAGADMVAPSDMMDGRVAAIRAALDDAGFTNTPIMSYAIKYASAFYGPFREAAESAPQFGDRKTYQMDPPNSREGLREAAADFEEGADILMVKPGLPYLDLVRQVRDAFDTPVATYQVSGEYSMIKAAAQNGWIDEMGVVMESLVAFKRAGADLILTYFTEDVLKALK; translated from the coding sequence ATGATTCCCTCTGATTTCTATCGTGGCCGTCGCCTTCGCAGCAGTCTCACCATGCGTGAGATGGTTCGTGAAAACACGGTGACAGCCAATGATCTCATCATGCCATACTTTGTGGTCGAAACGGACGACGATTCCTTCAAAAAGGAAATCTCATCCATGCCCGGCCAATATCAATTATCCCTGAAACAATTGAAAAAACAGGTCGGAGACGCTGTGGACAACGGGCTGAGAGCCTGCATCCTGTTCGGTATCCCGGCTGAAAAAGACGAACTCGGTTCCGGGGCCTATGACGACAAGGGCATTGTCCAAAAGGCCATCCGTCTGCTCAAGGACAGCTTCCCTGATCTCATGGTCATCGCCGATACCTGCCTGTGCGAATACACTTCCCACGGTCATTGCGGCATGGTGAAAAACGAGTACGTCCAAAACGATCCCACGCTGAATCTTCTGGCAAAAGCCGCCGTTGCCCAGGCCAAGGCCGGTGCCGACATGGTCGCTCCATCTGATATGATGGACGGTCGTGTTGCCGCCATTCGGGCCGCGTTGGATGACGCAGGATTCACCAATACGCCGATCATGTCCTATGCGATCAAATACGCGTCCGCCTTTTACGGTCCGTTCCGCGAAGCAGCCGAATCCGCTCCGCAATTCGGAGACCGCAAAACCTATCAGATGGACCCGCCCAATTCCCGGGAAGGGTTGCGGGAAGCCGCTGCCGATTTTGAGGAAGGAGCGGACATTCTCATGGTCAAACCGGGCTTGCCGTACCTTGATCTGGTCCGTCAGGTCAGAGACGCGTTTGACACTCCGGTGGCCACCTATCAAGTCAGCGGTGAATATTCGATGATCAAGGCCGCAGCCCAGAATGGCTGGATTGATGAAATGGGCGTGGTCATGGAATCCCTGGTCGCCTTCAAGCGCGCCGGGGCAGATCTCATTCTTACATACTTCACGGAAGACGTCTTAAAGGCACTGAAATAA